Proteins encoded together in one Marispirochaeta sp. window:
- a CDS encoding FAD-dependent oxidoreductase, translating into MEHYDYIIVGSGPAGLGAAFHLLETANSPRILILDMEKYSTGGLRNDCKMNFTYPIGFPAENWNREQANKYLGLVRRKLAPAILDKSNLGIYAKRAQRLGVELLEIEQTHLGTDGGLELIKELTAELSEKGVAFALGEEMLTIDKAASRIRTSKRELGYGNILIAPGRRGFKFLQQIMDTLGVSYVDHVVDIGIRIETRQERFPIVKDYYDPKFHFPGQVRTFCTNSGNAHVVQEKYTTHNGDIYYSVNGHAYSKSRGRENGLVNFAMLKTIRLTEPVASGQAFAEGLGLQAMLMGGGHPIMQRVGDFRLGKRSKRDSFSGDLYDFEPTLKGCTPGDISLSMPAKILRGIWKSMKMLDTIVPGLLHPSTVMYYPEIKLYANKPEYRDDNFQVKDNIYFAGDGAGTSRGITAAWASGIRAARGMAQP; encoded by the coding sequence ATGGAACACTACGACTACATCATCGTCGGTTCGGGTCCCGCGGGACTGGGGGCGGCGTTTCATCTTCTGGAAACTGCGAATTCTCCCCGTATTCTGATCCTCGACATGGAAAAGTACTCTACCGGGGGCCTCCGGAACGACTGCAAAATGAACTTTACCTACCCCATCGGTTTTCCCGCAGAAAACTGGAACCGCGAACAGGCGAATAAATACCTCGGTCTGGTCCGTAGAAAACTGGCCCCCGCCATCCTGGACAAATCAAACCTGGGTATCTACGCGAAGCGGGCCCAGCGCCTGGGGGTGGAACTGTTGGAGATTGAGCAGACCCACCTGGGAACCGACGGCGGACTTGAGCTCATCAAGGAATTGACGGCGGAGCTCTCCGAAAAAGGGGTGGCCTTTGCCCTGGGTGAGGAGATGTTAACGATAGACAAGGCAGCATCCCGCATTCGCACATCGAAACGGGAGCTTGGCTACGGCAATATCCTGATTGCCCCGGGGAGACGGGGGTTCAAGTTCCTTCAGCAGATAATGGACACCCTCGGAGTCTCCTATGTGGACCACGTGGTGGACATCGGTATCCGGATTGAAACCCGGCAGGAGCGCTTCCCTATTGTGAAGGACTACTATGATCCAAAGTTCCATTTCCCCGGGCAGGTACGCACCTTCTGCACAAACTCCGGAAACGCCCATGTGGTGCAGGAAAAATACACTACTCATAACGGCGATATTTACTACAGTGTCAACGGTCACGCATATTCAAAAAGCCGGGGAAGGGAGAACGGCCTGGTTAACTTCGCCATGCTCAAGACCATCCGGCTTACCGAACCGGTGGCTTCGGGACAGGCCTTTGCCGAGGGTCTGGGGCTGCAGGCCATGCTGATGGGGGGAGGACACCCGATTATGCAGCGGGTTGGCGACTTCCGTCTGGGCAAGCGCTCCAAGCGGGACTCCTTCAGCGGGGACCTCTACGACTTCGAGCCTACCCTGAAGGGCTGCACCCCCGGGGATATCAGCCTTTCCATGCCTGCAAAGATCCTCCGGGGCATCTGGAAGTCCATGAAAATGCTTGATACCATTGTTCCCGGACTGCTGCATCCCAGCACAGTGATGTACTATCCGGAGATCAAGCTCTACGCCAACAAGCCGGAGTACAGGGACGATAATTTCCAGGTTAAAGATAACATCTATTTCGCCGGGGACGGCGCGGGTACCAGCCGCGGGATTACCGCCGCCTGGGCATCGGGCATCCGGGCTGCCCGGGGGATGGCGCAGCCATGA
- a CDS encoding 3'-5' exonuclease: MGESEYEDTDDPFPKGRVPFLTIHQSKGLEFPVVVLGSLYRAEREAPVVECAVRNLLNKEGEPLEWIDKFDTMRIFYVGLSRAKNLLILPRYTHAKAAEAEFKEILEEERLPLVSDLDPGTIPAAERKFEELGKSYSYTGDYLLYKRCPRNYMIYRKYGFVPSRGQTMFFGRLVHETVEDLHHLVMMEKRE; the protein is encoded by the coding sequence CTGGGGGAGTCGGAGTATGAAGACACGGACGACCCTTTCCCCAAAGGACGGGTGCCCTTCCTGACGATACACCAGTCCAAAGGCCTGGAGTTTCCGGTGGTCGTCCTTGGAAGCCTTTACAGGGCGGAGCGGGAAGCACCGGTCGTTGAATGTGCGGTGCGGAACCTCCTGAACAAAGAGGGGGAACCCCTGGAGTGGATCGACAAGTTCGACACCATGCGCATATTCTACGTCGGCCTCTCCCGGGCCAAAAACCTGCTGATCCTCCCCCGCTATACCCACGCAAAAGCTGCAGAAGCCGAGTTCAAGGAGATCCTGGAAGAAGAACGCCTCCCTCTTGTGAGTGATCTGGACCCTGGCACCATACCGGCAGCCGAACGAAAGTTCGAGGAGCTGGGAAAAAGCTACAGCTATACCGGGGACTATCTGCTCTATAAAAGATGTCCGCGAAACTACATGATCTACCGCAAGTACGGTTTTGTTCCCTCCCGGGGACAGACAATGTTCTTCGGCCGCCTGGTGCATGAGACGGTGGAAGATCTGCATCATCTGGTGATGATGGAGAAGAGAGAATGA
- a CDS encoding DNA methyltransferase has protein sequence MDITLSGNETREFDTEKSAELMSRVVSWISSIDSSDIILDFFSGSATTAHAVLDLNREDGGKRRFILVQMPEETDSNSEACKAGYKTIAEIGKERIRRVIKKISDEKAAELGGTYGLDLGFKVFKLTESHYKPWRNYHGQDVKELEALFEEYRTPLVENWRGTEDGLLTEILLIEGFPLDSRVREMEEYRDNRVRQISCGFHENRLLVCLDDTIQAATVKALALKDGDIFVCLDTAVDDQTKSRLSDKGLIKTI, from the coding sequence ATGGACATTACCCTGAGTGGAAATGAGACGAGAGAATTTGATACTGAAAAAAGTGCTGAACTTATGTCCCGCGTTGTTAGTTGGATATCATCAATCGATAGCTCCGACATCATCCTCGACTTCTTCTCCGGCTCCGCCACCACCGCCCATGCCGTGCTGGACCTGAACCGGGAAGACGGCGGGAAGCGCAGGTTCATCCTGGTGCAGATGCCGGAAGAGACGGATTCAAACTCCGAGGCCTGCAAGGCGGGCTACAAAACCATCGCCGAGATCGGCAAGGAGCGCATCCGCCGGGTAATCAAAAAGATCAGCGACGAAAAGGCCGCGGAACTGGGGGGTACCTACGGGCTTGACCTGGGCTTCAAAGTCTTTAAGCTGACAGAGTCCCACTACAAGCCCTGGCGCAACTACCACGGTCAGGATGTAAAGGAGCTGGAGGCCCTTTTCGAGGAGTACCGCACCCCTCTGGTAGAAAACTGGCGCGGCACCGAGGACGGCCTGTTGACGGAGATCCTGCTGATCGAGGGCTTTCCCCTGGACAGCAGGGTTCGTGAGATGGAGGAGTACCGGGACAACCGGGTACGGCAGATCAGCTGCGGCTTCCACGAGAACCGCCTTTTGGTCTGCCTGGACGACACGATACAAGCGGCCACCGTAAAGGCCCTGGCGCTGAAGGACGGGGACATCTTCGTCTGCCTGGATACGGCTGTTGACGATCAGACCAAGAGCAGGCTCTCCGACAAGGGCCTCATCAAGACGATATAG
- a CDS encoding FGGY family carbohydrate kinase: MRRKPVLLGIDAGTSGVKVCAFTPDGKMVQKEQANISVISRQPGFAELDVTLYWELVQQTVRSITSNPEISVIGIGLSTTCPTTITMDDDFNPIGNGIVYLDNRAADEARNYELNFESPEAYATLVGNRCSVSTCSASTMMWIRDHEPERWRNAKHIGMLNSFLAAKLTGDSAIDTTQASYSGIFRLAFPGDWDDELLRIADIPRSKLLRITAPSSRIGGVKNTVAEDLQLPPGTPVAIGSGDTAAAAFAIGFTDSHQAFESAGNSGVLTFVLDTPEFDPLFMNRCHVIPGLWISHGANSMMGGAIDWLRNNIISEYQDYSVINEQVKEAVPGANGVVFLPYLAGERCPIWNPHAKAVWYGLTLKNTRLDLLESVFEAGAFSLKQLRDLGQQKLGVAIDSIIAVGNGTLSDHWCQIKADVLHVNYTTTAVTDASAFGAALMGGIAAGIFSEPLDPSIPFLKPEGKTYTPTSESAYKAYMKAFATYNALYPALSGLM, encoded by the coding sequence ATGAGAAGGAAACCGGTTCTGTTGGGGATTGACGCAGGGACAAGCGGGGTAAAGGTATGTGCCTTTACCCCTGACGGCAAAATGGTCCAAAAAGAACAGGCAAATATTTCGGTCATTTCCCGACAACCGGGTTTCGCGGAACTGGATGTTACCCTCTATTGGGAGCTTGTCCAGCAAACAGTAAGGTCCATTACCAGTAATCCTGAGATCTCCGTCATAGGGATAGGTTTATCAACTACATGTCCCACAACCATCACGATGGATGATGATTTCAATCCCATAGGCAATGGGATTGTGTACCTTGATAACAGGGCAGCCGATGAAGCAAGAAACTATGAATTAAACTTTGAAAGTCCCGAAGCCTATGCCACATTGGTAGGTAACCGTTGCTCTGTTTCAACCTGCAGTGCATCCACAATGATGTGGATTCGTGACCATGAGCCTGAACGGTGGCGTAATGCAAAACATATCGGCATGCTCAACAGTTTCCTCGCCGCCAAACTGACCGGAGATTCTGCCATCGATACCACCCAGGCATCCTACTCCGGTATTTTTAGGCTTGCATTTCCCGGTGACTGGGATGACGAGCTGCTGAGGATAGCGGACATCCCTCGGTCCAAGCTGTTAAGAATTACAGCCCCTTCTTCCCGTATCGGCGGGGTCAAGAATACAGTGGCTGAGGATTTACAGCTGCCCCCCGGAACTCCAGTAGCCATCGGCTCCGGCGATACTGCCGCCGCGGCCTTTGCCATCGGGTTTACCGATTCTCATCAGGCCTTCGAATCAGCGGGAAACTCGGGGGTCCTCACCTTCGTACTGGACACACCGGAATTCGATCCCTTGTTTATGAATCGGTGTCACGTAATTCCAGGGTTATGGATCTCCCATGGAGCTAATTCCATGATGGGAGGGGCAATCGACTGGCTGCGTAATAATATTATTTCTGAATACCAGGACTATTCGGTAATTAATGAGCAGGTAAAGGAAGCCGTACCTGGAGCCAACGGCGTGGTATTCCTTCCCTATCTGGCAGGAGAACGCTGCCCCATCTGGAATCCCCATGCCAAAGCAGTCTGGTATGGACTGACGCTTAAAAATACACGCCTGGATTTGTTGGAGTCAGTTTTTGAGGCCGGAGCTTTTTCCCTGAAGCAGCTGCGTGACCTCGGCCAGCAGAAGCTGGGGGTTGCCATTGACAGCATCATTGCAGTTGGAAACGGCACACTGAGTGATCACTGGTGCCAGATTAAAGCTGATGTGCTGCACGTGAATTATACCACCACAGCCGTTACCGATGCATCAGCATTCGGAGCCGCTTTGATGGGTGGAATTGCAGCTGGAATTTTCTCTGAACCTCTTGACCCCTCAATCCCGTTTCTTAAACCGGAAGGAAAAACATACACCCCAACGTCGGAATCTGCCTATAAAGCATACATGAAAGCATTTGCCACGTATAATGCATTATATCCAGCACTTTCCGGACTCATGTAA
- a CDS encoding methyltransferase domain-containing protein, with amino-acid sequence MLTAIFALGAVLVYISVSNFISYRILKKRILASASWDLNICCGKTDGGGINADIVRHAEVPNFIQIDDIYRLPFRDKQFQRVLCSHTMEHVDDPEAFIRELKRVGEEITIVIPPLYDISAALNIFEHKWIFLSFRKRHYSLPRFVRLPLALRIQKRWGQLLRA; translated from the coding sequence ATGCTTACAGCAATCTTTGCACTGGGCGCTGTTCTGGTTTACATATCCGTCAGCAACTTCATCAGCTACAGGATATTAAAAAAGCGGATTCTTGCCAGCGCGTCCTGGGACCTGAATATCTGCTGTGGAAAAACCGACGGGGGCGGCATTAATGCCGATATCGTCAGGCACGCGGAGGTACCCAATTTTATCCAGATAGATGACATCTACAGGCTTCCCTTCCGCGACAAACAGTTCCAACGTGTGCTCTGTTCCCACACCATGGAACATGTCGATGATCCTGAGGCTTTTATCAGGGAGCTGAAGCGAGTCGGAGAGGAGATTACCATCGTCATTCCGCCCCTGTATGATATTTCCGCGGCGCTCAATATTTTTGAACACAAGTGGATCTTTCTCAGTTTTCGAAAACGGCACTACTCCCTGCCCAGATTCGTGCGCCTCCCATTAGCCCTGCGAATACAGAAGAGATGGGGACAGCTCCTGCGGGCCTGA
- a CDS encoding site-specific DNA-methyltransferase produces the protein MIYIDPPYNTGNDFVYDDDFAEPLQDYLKRTGQIDGEGSPLTTNKKADGRFHSKWLSMIYPRLRLARELLQEDGVIFVSIDDNEVHHLRMVMNEVFGEENYRNTISVRRGIKNVQAQFDDLSALSQGHEYIMVFSKYADTRLPKLFLSHGEQRPGKWDTFWRGTDRPTMRYELFGVNPERGQWRWEEHRTKNAIQNYVFYLNQIAGRMTLDEWYLDNLTATNTKLNFVRKNEEGVVQYYVPPTAGKL, from the coding sequence ATGATCTACATCGACCCTCCCTATAATACCGGGAACGACTTCGTCTACGACGACGACTTTGCCGAACCCCTGCAGGACTACTTAAAGCGGACCGGCCAGATCGACGGCGAGGGGAGCCCCTTGACCACCAACAAGAAGGCCGACGGCCGCTTCCACTCCAAGTGGCTCAGCATGATCTACCCCCGCCTGCGTCTGGCCCGGGAGCTGTTACAGGAGGACGGGGTGATCTTCGTCTCCATCGACGACAACGAGGTGCATCACTTGCGGATGGTGATGAACGAGGTGTTCGGGGAGGAGAATTATAGAAACACTATATCTGTTCGTCGTGGGATAAAAAATGTACAAGCTCAATTCGATGATCTTTCTGCCCTATCCCAAGGACACGAATATATAATGGTTTTTTCAAAATATGCAGATACACGTTTACCAAAGTTGTTTTTGTCTCATGGTGAGCAAAGACCAGGCAAGTGGGATACTTTCTGGCGTGGAACTGATAGACCAACTATGCGTTACGAGTTATTTGGAGTGAATCCAGAAAGGGGCCAGTGGAGATGGGAAGAACATAGAACAAAAAATGCCATCCAAAATTATGTGTTCTATTTGAACCAAATAGCGGGACGAATGACATTGGATGAATGGTACCTGGACAACCTAACTGCAACAAACACAAAGCTTAATTTTGTTAGGAAGAATGAAGAAGGGGTCGTACAGTATTATGTTCCCCCAACTGCAGGTAAATTGTAA
- a CDS encoding type II toxin-antitoxin system RelE/ParE family toxin has protein sequence MDIQFASARLERIFNSQQQLLKTYGKETVRKIRIRMMVLRSAPTLSTVPTKKPDRCHPLKGDRKGEYAVDLNHPFRLVFEPAGDPLPVKGDGSTDVSAVTVIRILRVEDYH, from the coding sequence GTGGATATTCAGTTTGCGTCGGCCAGGTTGGAAAGAATTTTCAACTCACAGCAGCAGCTGCTCAAAACTTATGGCAAAGAGACGGTCAGGAAGATTCGCATACGAATGATGGTTTTGCGAAGTGCGCCGACGTTGAGCACGGTGCCGACGAAGAAGCCCGACCGGTGTCATCCCTTAAAAGGAGATCGAAAGGGAGAGTATGCGGTGGATCTGAACCATCCCTTCAGGCTCGTTTTTGAACCGGCGGGGGATCCGCTGCCTGTAAAAGGAGACGGTTCGACGGATGTTTCCGCCGTAACCGTCATTCGCATCCTGAGAGTGGAGGACTACCACTGA
- a CDS encoding DEAD/DEAH box helicase family protein, with product MSRIRIQFDPNQEHRIEAVDSVVNLFEGLFRADTGVFELGDEITPNLPPYMQLDLNWLQENLNAVQEQNRLAPGLSVDLDSGFMVEGVSPDTWEYPSFTVEMETGTGKTYVYLRTIYELFKHYGLRKFIIIVPSVAIYEGVLKSFRMTREHVKALYGNENAAILPYDGSKPTLLKNFALGKGIEILVMTVDSFNKQSNTIFKKTDKLMGERYPYQHLQETRPILILDESQNYRTDKARAALHTLKPLLAINYSATPGRGAQNPLYRLSPFQAFQRNLVKRIEVLGMIEAQNTVQQPDYLHLLRVEKKGRSLSARVQAMVMEAGSLIDREVQIGPHTDLQAKTDNPAYTGWKVQEINIKEGFVELNDERLTLLEERLVSVSREALFRRQIEETVKTYFDKQRELKSRGIKVLSLFFIDRVANYTGESGIIRRIFDETFDRLKKREPDFKELAAQQVREGYFAKKKATKKAAEAFIDTAIDEAAKTAADKQAEKEAYELIMKQKERLLAFDEPVCFIFAHSALREGWDNPNVFQICALREISSEKQRRQTIGRGLRLPVNQKGERLFNRRLNTLTVVANESYANYVRNLQTEYAETDEELRVIPANAAEKLNDDDKVILYFKFPSTFKIRIPRIIGNYNPDWGILRWDNEHRGKLELIRETKGNIALEQLQHTNESRKIRCARKHFAGLGIDYRHVTDQTTDYWRMEVREDEPLSTSEK from the coding sequence ATGAGCCGGATACGCATACAGTTCGACCCCAACCAGGAGCACCGGATCGAGGCCGTGGACAGCGTGGTGAACCTCTTCGAAGGTCTCTTCCGCGCGGATACCGGCGTCTTTGAACTGGGAGACGAGATTACCCCCAACCTGCCCCCCTACATGCAGCTCGATCTGAACTGGCTGCAGGAGAACCTGAACGCCGTGCAGGAGCAGAACAGGCTTGCCCCCGGTCTGTCGGTGGACCTGGACTCGGGCTTTATGGTGGAAGGGGTCTCCCCGGATACCTGGGAGTACCCCTCCTTTACGGTGGAGATGGAAACCGGTACCGGCAAAACCTACGTCTACCTGCGAACCATCTACGAGCTCTTCAAACACTACGGACTCAGGAAATTCATCATCATTGTACCTTCGGTGGCGATCTACGAAGGGGTCTTAAAAAGCTTCCGGATGACCCGGGAACACGTCAAAGCCCTCTACGGCAACGAGAACGCCGCCATACTTCCCTACGACGGCTCAAAGCCCACCCTGCTCAAGAACTTTGCCCTGGGAAAAGGTATCGAGATTCTGGTGATGACCGTGGACTCCTTCAACAAGCAGAGCAATACGATCTTCAAAAAGACGGACAAGCTGATGGGGGAGCGCTACCCCTACCAGCACCTGCAGGAGACCCGGCCAATCCTGATTCTGGACGAGTCCCAGAACTACCGCACCGACAAGGCCCGGGCCGCCCTGCACACCCTCAAGCCCCTGCTGGCTATCAATTACAGCGCCACCCCGGGCAGGGGAGCACAGAATCCCCTCTACCGTCTCAGTCCTTTTCAGGCCTTTCAGCGGAACCTGGTCAAGCGTATCGAGGTACTGGGGATGATCGAGGCCCAGAACACGGTGCAGCAGCCCGATTATCTGCATCTTTTACGCGTTGAAAAGAAGGGCCGCTCCTTAAGCGCCCGGGTCCAGGCAATGGTGATGGAGGCAGGCAGCCTCATCGATCGGGAGGTACAGATCGGTCCCCACACGGATCTGCAGGCCAAAACCGACAACCCCGCCTATACCGGCTGGAAGGTGCAGGAGATCAATATCAAGGAAGGTTTTGTAGAATTGAACGATGAACGACTGACTCTGCTGGAGGAGAGGCTGGTGAGTGTCTCCCGTGAGGCCCTCTTCCGCCGTCAGATCGAGGAGACCGTAAAAACCTACTTCGACAAGCAGCGGGAATTAAAGAGCCGGGGCATCAAGGTGCTAAGCCTCTTCTTCATCGACCGGGTGGCCAACTATACCGGAGAGAGCGGAATTATCCGCAGGATCTTCGACGAAACCTTCGACCGTCTTAAAAAACGGGAACCCGACTTCAAGGAACTTGCAGCGCAGCAGGTGCGGGAGGGCTACTTCGCAAAGAAGAAGGCTACAAAAAAGGCGGCGGAAGCCTTTATCGACACCGCCATCGACGAGGCGGCCAAGACAGCCGCCGACAAGCAGGCGGAAAAGGAAGCCTACGAGTTGATAATGAAGCAGAAGGAGCGGCTCCTCGCCTTCGACGAGCCGGTCTGCTTTATCTTTGCCCACTCCGCCTTACGGGAGGGCTGGGATAATCCCAACGTCTTCCAGATCTGCGCCCTGCGGGAGATCAGTTCCGAGAAGCAGCGGCGCCAGACCATCGGCCGGGGCCTGCGGCTCCCGGTGAATCAGAAGGGTGAACGCCTCTTCAACCGCAGACTCAACACCCTTACCGTTGTCGCCAACGAGAGCTACGCCAATTACGTGAGGAACCTGCAGACCGAGTACGCCGAGACCGACGAGGAATTGCGGGTGATTCCCGCCAATGCTGCGGAGAAACTGAACGACGACGACAAGGTGATCCTCTACTTCAAATTTCCGTCCACCTTCAAGATCAGAATCCCCAGGATAATCGGCAACTACAATCCCGACTGGGGCATTCTGCGCTGGGATAACGAGCACCGGGGAAAACTGGAGCTGATACGGGAAACAAAGGGGAACATCGCGCTGGAACAGCTCCAGCATACCAACGAGAGCCGGAAGATCCGCTGCGCCCGGAAACACTTCGCCGGTTTAGGCATCGACTACCGCCATGTGACCGATCAGACCACCGACTACTGGCGCATGGAGGTGAGGGAGGATGAACCCCTCTCCACATCAGAAAAGTAA
- a CDS encoding DHHA1 domain-containing protein — translation MTEKLYYKDPYRTEFASRLISSQKIDTNRGPRWQVVLEASCFYPAGGGQPSDRGTLNDREVEEVLLKDDEVIHVLSASLEDGTREVFGRIEPMHRRHYMQQHTGQHLISAVLHRLCGYPTRSVHLGELYTSIEIEGTTITPFEIVQIEDEVNRIICENRGVKACLVDQDQLKQIELRRSLKTDTNIRIVEIDDTDLVGCGGVHLRSTGEIRLVKHITTESVRGNSRLSFVIGDAAMADYREKSRIASRMVDLLSAPQGEVLSKLDEYLEKNTNRDKYLGSTLHRLNRYIAAELYDNGIQSPDGRIVTAELQEDEADQIREIADGICRIGPVIMAIAARFSGKVKWVIAAPESRPELYNSLKNKLMPLIDGKGGGKPPFWQGGGDNPDGIAAFLDTFRSSLVSREQNERPK, via the coding sequence ATGACGGAAAAACTCTACTATAAAGATCCCTACCGCACTGAATTTGCCAGCCGGCTTATCAGTTCACAAAAAATCGACACCAACCGGGGACCCCGCTGGCAGGTGGTCCTGGAAGCCAGCTGCTTTTACCCCGCCGGCGGCGGCCAGCCTTCGGACAGAGGCACCTTGAACGACCGGGAGGTGGAAGAGGTACTCCTGAAAGACGATGAGGTGATCCACGTTCTTTCTGCATCCCTGGAGGATGGTACCCGGGAGGTATTCGGCCGCATTGAACCGATGCACCGGCGCCACTACATGCAGCAGCATACCGGACAGCACCTGATCTCCGCCGTGCTCCACCGCCTGTGCGGCTACCCGACCCGCTCGGTACATTTGGGAGAGTTGTATACCTCCATCGAGATCGAAGGGACCACTATCACCCCTTTCGAGATTGTGCAGATAGAGGACGAGGTAAACCGGATTATCTGTGAAAACCGCGGGGTAAAGGCCTGTCTCGTCGATCAGGATCAACTGAAACAGATTGAACTGCGGCGCTCGTTAAAAACCGACACAAATATTCGAATCGTTGAAATTGACGACACCGATCTGGTCGGCTGCGGCGGGGTTCATCTGCGCAGCACCGGGGAGATCAGACTGGTCAAGCATATTACGACAGAAAGCGTCAGGGGAAACAGCCGCCTTTCCTTCGTAATCGGAGATGCCGCCATGGCGGATTATCGGGAAAAGAGCAGAATCGCCTCCCGCATGGTGGATCTGCTTTCCGCTCCCCAGGGCGAGGTGCTGTCAAAACTGGACGAATATCTTGAGAAGAACACAAATCGGGACAAATATCTTGGCTCAACCTTGCACAGGCTTAACCGCTACATCGCAGCTGAACTCTACGATAACGGCATACAGAGCCCCGATGGAAGAATTGTCACTGCCGAATTGCAGGAAGACGAGGCAGATCAGATCAGGGAGATCGCCGACGGAATCTGCAGAATCGGACCGGTCATAATGGCCATTGCCGCGCGGTTCAGCGGAAAAGTCAAATGGGTTATCGCTGCCCCGGAATCCCGTCCCGAGCTGTACAACAGCCTTAAAAACAAACTTATGCCGCTGATCGACGGCAAAGGCGGGGGCAAACCGCCTTTCTGGCAGGGAGGAGGAGATAATCCCGATGGTATCGCAGCATTTCTTGATACCTTTCGCTCCTCCCTTGTTTCCCGGGAACAGAATGAGCGTCCCAAATAG
- a CDS encoding HigA family addiction module antitoxin codes for MERDITTLNSYEPDYAVHPGEYLEEVLEAREIKKREFAERVGLSVKAVSQIINGKALYSPEAALRFERVLGINAAIWSTMAKSYELFKAREEEERRLQAAEVAAWVRRFPTADLKRLGILPDTRRADQLAEALFRFFGVSGIEAWEEYSAGKAALYRQSAKHPVSREAVEVWLTLAEREAEGIETDQFDKKRFTEALSEIRSFTLLPPEEFFPRMVELLARTGVALVVVPELKGTRISGAARWLSPGRALISLSLRYKSNDQFWFSFFHEAAHILLHGKRIFIDQKDGSDDGEDDTKEAEANEFAGNLLIPRAEYRRFIAAGSFYEGDIRSFAEKISLHPGIVVGRLQHDGLLDYKFQNGLKEGFEYAYPDDEESN; via the coding sequence ATGGAAAGAGACATTACGACGCTGAACAGCTATGAGCCGGACTACGCGGTCCATCCCGGAGAGTATCTGGAAGAGGTCCTCGAGGCGCGGGAGATAAAGAAGCGTGAGTTCGCCGAGCGGGTCGGACTCTCGGTAAAGGCGGTCAGTCAGATCATCAACGGCAAGGCCCTTTACTCCCCCGAGGCGGCCCTCCGTTTCGAGCGTGTCCTGGGTATCAATGCCGCGATCTGGAGCACCATGGCCAAGAGCTACGAGCTCTTTAAGGCACGGGAAGAGGAAGAACGGAGGCTCCAGGCCGCAGAAGTCGCCGCCTGGGTACGCCGCTTCCCGACCGCCGACTTGAAGCGCCTGGGGATTCTCCCTGATACCCGCAGAGCAGATCAACTGGCCGAGGCGCTCTTCCGCTTCTTCGGGGTCAGCGGCATCGAGGCCTGGGAGGAGTACAGCGCCGGCAAAGCGGCCCTCTACCGGCAGAGCGCAAAGCACCCGGTCTCCAGGGAAGCGGTAGAGGTCTGGCTGACCCTGGCGGAGCGGGAAGCCGAAGGAATCGAGACCGATCAATTCGACAAAAAGCGCTTTACCGAGGCCTTGAGCGAGATCCGAAGTTTTACGCTGTTACCGCCGGAAGAGTTCTTCCCCAGGATGGTGGAACTTTTGGCCAGGACCGGGGTGGCCCTGGTGGTGGTCCCGGAATTGAAGGGGACCCGCATCAGCGGGGCGGCCCGCTGGCTCAGCCCCGGGAGGGCCCTGATCTCCTTAAGCCTGCGCTACAAGAGCAACGACCAGTTCTGGTTCAGCTTCTTCCACGAAGCAGCCCACATCCTGCTCCACGGAAAGCGGATCTTCATCGACCAGAAAGATGGGAGCGACGACGGCGAGGATGATACGAAGGAGGCCGAGGCGAACGAGTTCGCCGGTAATCTCCTGATTCCCAGGGCGGAATACCGGCGCTTTATCGCCGCCGGCAGCTTCTACGAAGGGGACATCCGCAGCTTCGCCGAGAAAATCAGCCTACACCCCGGCATCGTCGTCGGCCGTTTGCAGCACGACGGTCTGCTGGACTACAAGTTTCAGAACGGCCTGAAGGAGGGCTTTGAATATGCATACCCGGACGACGAGGAGAGCAACTGA